The nucleotide window GGTACTGAAGAAATGATCGGCAAGCCTGTTGGAAGCGACACAGTTAATGAAAAAAGCACGTATCCTGCTTTACTTGGATTGGATGGAGCCAAAGAAGCGCTTGGTTCCCATTTGCAAAAAGCGAAAGCTTTACTTGCCAAAAGTGGGCTTGAGGTTGGAATTCTTGACCAGATCACTGATTTGATTGGACTGCGCAATCATTAGAGCAGTCGCCTGAGAATAGTACAATAGTGAGCAGTGTGCTATAATTGGCTGTTGGCACGGCAGTGTTGGCAGCTTTTTTTATACATAAATTAGAAAAATAGACGCATATTTGCAGGTAGTGCTTGAAAACCTTTCTTTACTTAATATATGTTATTACTAACAACGTTTTCAGAATATGAATGAACAACGAGGAATAATAAGTCAGAAATGAAAGTGAGTGGTCCGAAATGGATCTTTTATCAATAAAAGACCCTTCCTTCTTAAAGAACCTTTCGAATAAGGAATTGGAAGAGTTAAGCGGGGAGATTCGGCAGTTTTTAATTGAAAAACTATCGGTTACAGGCGGACACATAGGACCTAACCTTGGTGTTGTTGAATTAACGATTGCCCTTCATAAATGTTTTGACAGCCCCAAGGATAAATTTCTTTGGGATGTTGACCATCAATCATACGTACATAAAATCCTAACCGGAAGAGCATGCCAATTTGATACGTTAAGGCAGCATAAAGGACTGTGCGGTTTTCCAAAGATGATTGAAAGTGAGCATGATGTCTGGGAGACTGACCATAGTTCAACTTCACTATCTGCTGCAATGGGAATGGCGATTGCCCGTGACCTGAAAAAGGAAGATTCCCATATCGTTCCGGTTATCGGTGATGGTGCCCTAACAGGAGGCATGGCTTTAGAGGCCTTGAATCACATCGGGCATGAAAAGAAGAAGCTGATTGTCATTTTGAATGATAACGAAATGTCGATCGCTCCTAATGTCGGCGCATTGCATAATGTGCTTGGCCGCCTTCGGACAGCTGGTAAGTACCATTGGGTAAAAGATGAACTTGAATACTTATTAAAAAAGGTTCCGGCTATTGGCGGTCAGCTCGCGGCGACTGCCGAAAGAATCAAGGACAGCTTAAAATATCTGTTTGTATCAGGCATCTTTTTCGAGGAATTAGGATTTACTTATCTCGGACCGGTAGATGACCATGATTACGACGACCTGTTTGAAAACCTAGCATATGCCAAAAAACAGGAAGGGCCTGTATTGTTGCATGTGATTACGAAAAAAGGCAAGGGATATAACCCGGCTGAAAATGATAAAATAGGCACTTGGCATGGAACCGGTCCTTATAAAATGGAAACTGGTGATTTTGTAAAGCCAGATTCCTCACCACCAGCCTGGAGTAAGCTAGTTAGTGAGACAGTCAGGAAAATCGCGAGGACAGACGAACGTATTGTTGCTGTAACACCTGCTATGCCTGTTGGTTCAAAGCTTGAGGGTTTTGCGAGCGAATTTCCTGACAGGATGATCGATGTCGGGATTGCTGAACAGCATGCGACTACTTTTGCAGCTGGACTGGCAACGCAAAATATGAAACCATTCTTGGCAATCTATTCGACCTTCTTGCAGCGGGCATATGATCAGGTGGTCCATGATATTTGCCGCCAGAACTTGAATGTGTTCATTGGAATTGACCGTGCCGGACTTGTTGGTGCTGACGGTGAAACTCACCAAGGAGTATTTGATATCGCCTTTTTAAGGCACTTGCCTAATATGGTATTGATGATGCCGAAAGATGAAAATGAAGGACAACATATGGTATACACGGCCCTAAAGTATGACGAAGGCCCGATTGCGATGCGTTATCCACGAGGCAATGGGTTGGGTGTGCCAATGGATGAAGAGTTGAAAGAAGTCCCGATTGGTACATGGGAAGTGCTTCGTGAAGGTGAAGACGCAGCCATCCTGACATTCGGAACGACAATTCCGATGGCAATCGAGGCAGCAGAGATCCTTGGTAAGCAAGGCATATCTGTAAAAGTCGTCAATACCCGTTTTATCAAGCCTCTTGATGAAAAGATGCTTGTGGGCATCCTGAATGAAAACATGCCGATTCTTACAATTGAGGAAGCTGTGCTTCAAGGTGGATTCGGCAGCTTCGTGCTTGAAACAGCGCATGATCTCGGCTATCAGCATGTCGATATCGACAGGATGGGAATTCCGGATCAGTTCATTGAGCATGGCAGTGTCGATAAGCTTCTTGAGGAAATTGGAATGACAACAGAAGATGTCGTCTTGCGAATGCAGAAGCTTGCGAGACAGAAACAAAAAAGGGCGTAGCAAATGAAAATCAAAAAAGAACGATTAGATGTACTGCTTGTTGAACGCGGTCTTTCCGAAACAAGGGAAAAGGCCAAACGGACAATCATGGCGGGGCTCGTCTACTCCAATGAAACTCGACTGGATAAGCCTGGTGAAAAGGTTAGCAGTGACATCCCCTTGACTGTAAAAGGGAATGCTCTCCCATACGTAAGCCGTGGAGGTTTGAAGCTAGAAAAGGCACTGAAGGTATTCAACCTCGATGTCCAGGGCAAAACGCTGCTGGATATCGGAGCTTCGACTGGCGGCTTTACCGATTGTGCTCTTCAAAATGGCGCTGAAATGTCCTATGCCCTGGATGTCGGCTACAACCAACTTGCCTGGAAGCTGCGACAGGATGAACGTGTCGTCGTGATGGAGCGGACAAACTTCCGCTATGTCAAACCGGAGGACCTCATGAAAGGGATGCCGAATTTCGCAAGCATCGATGTATCTTTCATATCACTCCGGCTGATATTGCCTGTCTTAAAAACCTTGCTGGTAACAGGCGGGGATATCGTCGCTCTCGTTAAGCCGCAATTTGAGGCTGGGAGAGAACAAGTCGGCAAAAAAGGCATCGTCCGTGACAGGAAGGTCCACGAACAAGTGTTGGACAGGATCATATCTTTTTCATTAGCGGAGGGCTATGATGTCATCGACTTAAGCTACTCGCCAATCACTGGCGGTGATGGCAATATCGAATTCCTGCTTCATCTTCAGTGGAACAACAACGTAGATGAGGTAGGCAGGCAGCTGTTGAAAACCAAGCCCGAAGCAGTCGTAACAGAAGCGCATAATGAACTGAAATCAAAGCAAACTAGCGAGGAAGAATAGGCTGATTATGCCTGTTCTTTTTTGTGTGAATTAAGATTCCATAATGTTTGCAGTGGAATTAACCCTTAACCCTATAGGTTTTAGGTTCTGTTAATGCTGTTGTTGAAAATCAACAGCCAAATTTTAAAGGACAATTTTGTAAAAAATTCTCTTTATGGAATTTTCACCACTTCGTCAATTCCACCGATAACTTTTGCCGAAAGACCACGAATGATTGTACATTCTGTTGAAATCGGCTAACATATGAGTATATGAATGTTTCGGATATATCCAGGGGTGATATTAATGAATAAAGGACAGCGACATATAAAAATCCGTGAATTAATCGCAAGTAAAGATATCGAGACGCAGGATGAACTCGTCGATCGGTTGAAAGCTGCTGGTTTTAACGTAACCCAGGCGACCGTTTCACGTGACATTAAGGAGCTTCATCTTGTAAAAGTTCCTTTGATTGACGGCAGGTACAAGTACAGTCTTCCTGCAGATCAGCGTTTCAACCCATTGCAAAAATTAAAAAGGTCTTTAATGGATGCTTTTATCCGGATTGACCAGGCAGGCCATCTTTTAGTAATGAAAACTCTGCCAGGCAATGCGAATGCCATCGGAGCATTGATTGATAATCTCGATTGGGAAGATATTCTTGGCACGATTTGTGGAGACGATACCATCTTAATTATTTGCCGTACTCCAGAGGATACGGAGCAAGTTACAAATCGTTTTCTCGATATGCTGTAAATGAGGTGACGTTTGCTTGTTAAATGAATTATCGATACGAAACTTCGCAATAATTGAATCATTATCCGTTTCTTTTAATAAAGGTCTTACCGTACTAACTGGCGAAACTGGAGCTGGGAAATCCATCATCATTGATGCCATCCACCTGCTCGTGGGTGGAAGGGGTTCAGCAGAATTCGTCCGCCATGGCGAAGGTAAAGCTGAAATTGAAGGTTTATTCCATCTGGAAGGCGAAAATCATCCGAGTTACGGAAAAGTTGCAGAGTTTGGCATTGAAATTGAAGATGCCATGATTGTCTTGAGAAGAGATATTTCAGCGAGTGGAAAAAGCGTCTGCCGCATTAATGGGAAGCTTGTCACGATTGCAGTCCTGCGTGAGGTAGGTTCAACCTTGATTGATATTCATGACCAGCACGAGCACCAGGAATTGATGGATGACGCAAAGCATATCAATCTGCTTGACCAATTCGGATCAGATGAAATCATGCCTGCCCTTCATGAGTACCAGCAGGTTTTCCGGTCATTTGAACAAACACAGAAAAAACTCAAAAGCTTAAGTGAAAATGAACAGCAAATGGACCATAGACTTGATTTAATCCAGTTCCAGCATGATGAAATCCTCTCGGCAGACCTTAAGTTGAATGAGGATGAGGAGCTTCTTGAAGAGAAGAATAAGCTTGGCAACTTCGAAAAGATTTACGAAAGCATTCAGACCAGTTATTCAGCTTTGCAGGGCGAGCAAAAGGGCCTTGACTGGATTGCTTTGGTCATGGATAACCTGCAGAATGCAGCGGATCTGGATCCTGACTACAAAAATGTAGCTGACACAGTAGCAAACAGTTTTTATATGCTTGAAGATGCAGCGAGGACTATCAGGAATGATTTGGATTCCCTTGAGTATGACCCGCAGCGCTTGATTGTAATTGAGGACAGACTAAATGAAATCAATCAATTGAAGCGGAAATATGGGAAAACGATAGAAGAAATCCTTGAGTATTCCTCGAAAATCGAAGAAGAAATTGAGACGCTGCAAAATAAGGAAGTCCATATCGGCCAGATGGAGAAGGAGCTTGCGTCACTTAAGAAGGATTTGCGCATCGAGGCAAATAATCTGACTCAAACTCGCAGGAAATGGACCAAAAAGCTTACAAAATTAATTCATAAAGAACTTAAAGAGCTGTATATGGAAAAGACGGTATTCGACCTTAGAATCGACCCGGACTCTGAACATTTCCATAAAAGTGGTGCCGATAAGGTAGAATTTTATATCTCGACAAATCCAGGTGAACCTCTGAAGCCTTTGTCAAAAATTGCATCCGGAGGAGAACTTTCAAGGATCATGCTCGCCCTGAAGAGCATTTTCTCGAAACATCAGGGTGTCACTTCAATTATTTTCGATGAAGTGGACACAGGAGTAAGCGGCCGGGTTGCACAATCGATTGCAGAAAAAATTTACAGTGTGTCGACTGGATCTCAGGTTTTGTGTATTTCGCACTTGCCTCAAGTCGCTGCAATGGCCGATACCCACCTGTATATCGCAAAGGTTATAAAGAATGGAAGGACAAAAACCTCTGTCACTCCACTTTCTTCTTCTGAGAAGGTAAAGGAAATCGTCAGGATGATTTCAGGGGTTGAAGTTACTGACCTCACGAAACAGCATGCTGAAGAATTACTGAAGCTTGCACAGAATATGAAGGCCATTACATGAAAAGCTATCCATAATGGGTAGCTTTTTTATTTTTATACAGGTTATAAATGCGGGGAGTCGAGGCAAAATTAAAGATGTAGCCATTTTCGATGTGTGTGGACTAGAAGCGAGGAGAGTGAATGGATTTGAAAAAAGATTTTCTCAGAAAATTTATTGGTGGAATTCTCCTTGTTTCATTAATTGCTTTAGGATTTGCAAAACCAGTACATGATTATTTATCTATTCCAGGAGATATAACATTATTCGAGGGGCAAAAGCTTGACTTCCAGGCGAATGCAGTCCAAGTCTCAGCTCCCGTAAAAGAAACTAATATCGCAGTAGACCAAAAAGGCGAAACCTTGTCTCTAGAGGCAAAAAGGCACGGTAAGGATGAAATGGTCCTAGAACTAGCCGGGTTCCCCGTCAAAAAGGTCGATGTCAATGTCCTTAAGGATTTCAAGGTCAGGCCAGGCGGTCAATCAATAGGAGTGAAGCTGAATACGGTTGGTGTCCTTGTGGTCGGGCATCATCAGGTTCAAGCTGATGCTGGAAGAGTGTCACCAGGTGAAAAAGCAGGGATAAGAAAAGGCGATATTATCACAGAAATCAATGGACAGCAAATTGAAAAAATGGCGGACGTTGTCCCGTTTGTGAAGCAAGCCGGGGAAGACGGGAAGCCATTGGATGTTGTGATTAAGAGGGAAAATGAAAAAATCAAAACTCAACTCCAGCCAGAAAAGGATGTAAATGAAAACACCTATAAGCTTGGATTGTATATACGCGATTCAGCTGCAGGGATTGGAACAATGACTTTTTATCATCCTCAGTCAAAAAAATATGGAGCGCTGGGGCATGTCATTTCTGACATGGATACGAAAAAGCCTATCGTCGTAGGTGATGGGCAAATCGTAAGATCTACAGTAACTTCGATTGAAAAAGGCGATAAAGGCAATCCAGGGGAGAAGCTGGCCCGTTTTTCATCTGATCGAGAAGTAATTGGGAATATTAGAAGAAATAGTCCTTTTGGAATCTTTGGTGAACTGAACAAAGATATTTCAAATGGCATATTCGATAAACCTCTGCCAATTGCGCTTTCGCATCAAGTAAAAGAAGGCCCGGCAAAAATCTTGACTGTCGTGAACAATGACGAAGTAAACCTTTTTGATATAGAAATTGTCAGCACCATCCCTCAGAAGTTTCCAGCAACCAAGGGTATGGTCATAAAGGTAACAGACCCGGAACTGTTAGAAAAAACAGGTGGAATTGTCCAGGGAATGAGCGGAAGTCCCATCATCCAGGAAGATAAGCTAGTTGGGGCAGTAACCCACGTCTTTGTAAATGACCCAACAAGTGGATATGGAGTTCATATAGAATGGATGTTGAACGAAGCAGGCATAGATATTTACGAAAAACCAAGAGAGCAGGCAAGCTAAAACAGGAATTCGGCGGCGGCAAATAGCCGCCTTTTCTTTGTATGTAACAATACATACGCCGCGAGTGAGGGGCTGACGGACAGAAATCGAAGGAAATCGTGAAAAAGTGTCCGTCATCAGGGTCGTGACGGACAGAAATCGAAGAGAAATCCTAAAAAGTGTCCGTCATCAGGGTCATGACGGACAGAAATCGAAGGAAATCGTGAAAAAGTGTCCGTCATCAGGGTCGTGACGGACAGAAATCGAAGAGAAATCCTAAAAAGTGTCCGTCATCAGGGTCATGACGGACAGAAATCGAAGGAAATCGTGAAAAAGTGTCCGTCATCAGGGTCGTGACGGACAGAAATCGAAGAAAATCGTGAAAAAATGTCCGTCATCAAGGGGATGACGGACAGAAATCGAAGAGAAATCCGAAAAAGTGTCCGTCATCAGAAGCAAGAAGACCTAGAGAATGCCAACGAAACTCAAAAGTGTCAGCTTATGACGACGAGTAGGCTCAGCGCCAGTCCCGAGGAAAGCGTAGTGCATGGAACAGATATCAGTACAAACTAATATTAATACTTAAATATCAAGATTATTCGACAAATTAACAGAAGCTTTTTTGTCAACTATCGAAATAAGTCGAAAAACAAAGGAAAATGAAGCATTAGTAAGAAAATATTACTTTTTTAAGAAAAAATTAAAAATAAGAGGAATTTCTGTTGCATTGTCGAATTAGTCATTTAGAATAGAATTTAGAGAAGATAATGTTTGTGATCATAATTGGATTGAGGAGGAACCAAGTAGTGAACAAAATTAAAGTATGCGTAGTTGATGACAACAGAGAATTAGTAGGTCTTCTTGAGGAATACATTTCCTCTCAGGATGATATGGAGATTGTTGGAGTTGCCCATAATGACCAGGAATGTTTAGAAATGCTTGAAGATACAGATCCTGATGTTTTGCTTTTAGATATTATTATGCCGCACCTGGATGGACTGGCGGTCCTGGAGAGACTCCGTGAAATGAAGAAGGGCATCATTCCAAATGTAATCATGCTGACTGCGTTTGGTCAGGAAGATGTAACCAAGAAAGCTGTAGACCTTGGGGCATCCTATTTCATTCTGAAGCCGTTTGATATGGAGCAATTAGCAGGTCATATCCGTCAGGTTAGCGGCAAGGCAAAATCAGTAGCACGTAAGCCATCGTCATCAATCAATTATGGCAGATCAAATGCGGAACAAAAGCCTAAAAACCTTGATGCAAGCATTACGAGCATCATTCATGAAATTGGCGTCCCTGCACATATTAAAGGATATATGTACTTGCGTGAAGCTATTTCAATGGTGTATAACGATATTGAACTACTTGGCTCGATCACAAAAGTCCTCTATCCAGATATTGCCAAGAAATTCAATACAACGGCAAGCCGCGTAGAACGTGCAATCCGCCATGCGATTGAAGTAGCGTGGAGCAGAGGGAATATTGATTCCATTTCCTCGTTGTTTGGATATACTGTTTCAATGTCAAAGGCAAAGCCGACAAATTCCGAATTCATCGCCATGGTCGCTGACAAGCTTCGTCTGGAGCATAAAGCTTCTTGAAAGAGTTAGGGAAGATTTAGTAATTTTTTTATAATATTTTATGGAACATCTTACTTTACCGCGGTCTAGCCGTACGAAAGTAAGATGTTTTTATATGCCTGGAAATTGGAAAACCATGAGTAGGCGTATTATCATGTATATTATATATAAGGATTACATGAAAAAACGCCCTATAGGCGTTTTGGCTTTATTTTTCTTTTTCTTTTTCAAGTTCCGTTAACTTTTGAATTAAGATATGTTGGGGCATATGCATGATTTGTTCAATAGGTACTCCGAGTTTTTCGGATAGTTTAACAGCAGTCTCAGCAGAAATATGTAATGGCCTCATTGTTTAGTTACCTCCAAATTGAAAAGAATGGTGTGATGGATTATGACTCTTATTTTAGCACATCGCGGCTATGCAGCAGAATATCCTGAAAACACTTTGCTGGCATTTAAAGAAGCTGAAAAAGCAGGTGCTGAAGGTCTGGAGCTCGATGTCCAGATGACAAAAGACGGTGAGCTAGTCGTGATTCATGATGAAAAGGTTGATCGGACGACAGATGGCTCTGGACTGGTAAAGGAATACAATTATGAGGATTTAAGAAAGTTGGATGCCCGTTATAAATTCAAGGAATTAACAAAAAAAGAACAAATTCCTACCTTGAATGAAGTTCTCGAATGGATATCGGCAACCAAAATGGTCTGCAATATTGAGTTAAAAAACAGCATCATCCCTTATGAGGGGATGGAAGAAAAGGTCATAAATATGGTTAGGACCTTTGGCTTATCAGACAGGATTATCATTTCCTCTTTCAATCATTACAGCATTGTCCACAGTTATTTGCTGGCACCAGAGATTGAAATAGCCCCTTTGCTTTCTGAAGGCTTATACATGCCATGGATATATGCACAGTCGATAAAAGCTAAAGGATTTCACCCGCACTGGCGGGCTGCGCCAGATCAAATTGTCAAGGCTTCGCTAGAAAGCGGGATTGAAGTGAGACCATATACAGTGAATAAAGAGTCAGAGCTGGAAAGGCTATTCAAGGTTAATTGCAGTGCACTTATAACAGATGACCCTGCAAAGGCAAAGAGAATAAGGAAAAAAATAAACAGGGCCTGAATAAATCAAGGGCCTGTTTTGCTTTTTATTGCTATCAGGTATTCGGAAAAATGCCTGGACTTTATTTCTTTTACGATCACGATGCAGGATAAAACCAGCGATGAACCCAAGTCCAGCAAGGAAAAACAGAAGTCCAGCAAGGAATTGGAGCCACAAAAACGGAAATGGTGCCTGCAAGATTCCAAACACCATGTCTCGCATAAGTTTTACCCCTAGAGCAGCGATGACTCCTGGTATCAACATAATGATTAATGCTATGATCCTGATCATTCGGTTTCCCCTCGTTATTTGTCCTCTTTTTAAAAGTATACTTAACCCCGTGTTTTTCCGCAATATAAGTTGTTCAAGGAGCATTACTTACAGAAGAGTTAGAAAACAAAGAAATTTGTCAGCGCATACAAAAAGAATTACAATAATAATAGTGAAAGATTTTGCAGACTAGAATGTTAGAGCCATGAAATATTTTTCCAGATATGTGGTGGATATTATGCAGAAAGTAATGATTGTAGGAGCGGGTAAGGGTGGAACAGCCATCCTGAACATTTTCAAACAGACTGCAGATGTGATAGCAGTGGTTGACCTTGATCCGCACGCCCCCGGAATACTTGCAGCTCAGAATGCTGGCATCCAAACGGGAACAGATTGGCGTCAATATATGTCAGATCAGCTGGATATCATCATTGAAGTGACCGGCGAGGACGAAGTTTTCAAGGATTTAAGGGAAGCGCGCGGCAAAAACACGGTCCTGATACCCGGCAGTGTCGCATTCCTACTGGCGACCCTTTTAGAGGAAAAGGAAGAGTTAATAAAAACTCTTAGAAAAATTACATATGAGCATGATTTGATTTTTAACTCCTCTGGAGATGGCATGGTAGTCATCAATACAGAAGGAATCATAACTTTGTTTAACAAAAGCGCTGAAAAAATTATCGGAACAACGAGGGAACAGGCAGAAGGGCAACATGTTTTAGAAATTATACCAACAAGCAAACTTCCGGGAATTTTGAATACAAGAAAGACAGAGTCGAACCAGGAATTATTGCTTCCAAATGGGTCGAAAATCATCACTACACGAATTCCGATCATTGATGAAAATGACCAACTGATTGGAGCGTTCTCTGTTTTTAAGGACATTACAGAAGTCGTTAATCTTGCCGAAGAGATAACGAATCTAAAAGAAATCCAAACAATGCTTCAGGCAATCATAAATTCAAGCGATGAAGCAATTTCTGTAGTAGATGAAGATGGCAGGGGGATTTTGATCAATCCAGCTTATACCAGAATAACCGGACTTAAGGAAGAGGAAGTAATCGGGCAGCCAGCTACCGCAGATATATCAGAAGGCGATAGCATGCACATGAAAGTCCTTAAGACGAGAAGACCAGTTCGAGGAACAGCGATGAGGGTCGGCCCTAATAAAAAGGAAGTTGTTGTCAACGTAGCGCCCGTTATAGTTGATGGGAAGTTAAAGGGAAGTGTAGGGGTTATCCATGATATGTCGGAAATCCAGAACTTGAACCGGGAGCTGACACGAGCAAGACAGATTATCAGGACTCTTGAAGCGAAATACTCGTTTGAGGATATTATCGGCCAATCAGAAGAAATGACAATTCCGATTGAACAAGCAAAGCTCGGGGCGAAAACGCCTGCAACTGTCCTCCTTCGCGGGGAATCAGGAACAGGGAAAGAGTTATTTGCCCATGCCATTCACAATGCCAGTGATCGCAGGTTCAATAAGTTCATACGTGTGAATTGCGCTGCAATTTCTGAATCGCTGCTCGAAAGCGAACTTTTCGGCTATGAAGAAGGAGCCTTTTCAGGAGCTAAGCGTGGGGGGGAAACGCGGTTTTTTTGAGGAAGCCAATAACGGCAGCATTTTCCTTGATGAAATCGGCGAATTGCCGGCCAATACGCAAGCCAAATTACTCAGGGTTTTACAGGAGAGAGAAATTGTACGTGTGGGCGGAACAAAGCCCGTACCAATCAACGTCAGGGTGATAGCTGCCACAAATATGAACCTTGAAAAAGCGATTGCGAATGGCAGTTTTAGAGAAGACTTATATTATCGATTGAACAGGATGCCGATTCATATCCCGCCTCTTAGAAGAAGGAAAGAAGATATCCCGCTCCTGTGTGAAAGGTTGATCCATAAAATTAATCAAGATTATGGACGTGTCGTTGAAGGGATTTCTGAAGATGCCATTAATAAATTGATGGATTATGATTGGCCCGGAAATGTAAGGGAGCTTGAAAATGTCCTTGGCCGAGCTATTATCTTCTTGAGCTTTAGTGAAACGATCATCCAGAAAGAGCATTTGCCTGAATTGCAGAACAGCCAACTGAAGGATAGGGATGATCCAATCGGGCAGTCAATTCCGACTGAACCGCTTGCGCTCCAGTTGGAAAACTACGAAGCGAAGGTAATCAAAACTACACTTAAAGCTGTAAAAGGAAATAAAACTGCTGCAGCGAAAGTTTTAGGGGTATCCGTCAGGAATTTATATTATAAGCTCGAAAAATTCAATATTGAAGGAGATAGCATGCAATAATCTTCATACTCTGCAATTTTTTTCATAATATTTTTGGGCAAAAATAAAGCGTTTCCAACGTTTTTAAGTTGGCACAGTTCTTGCATAATTAATTAGCGGTGATGTGAGAAGGACAGAAAGGGTTGAATCAGTCATGAAATTAGACTCACTTATCAGCATGGCATCCCAAAATGACAGGAAAACAGTTGCGGTCGCAGCGGCTGAAGATGCCGAAGTATTGGAGGCAGTTGCTCAAGCTGTAAACCTGGAGCTTGCCGATTTTCTTCTATATGGAAACGAGGAAGAAATCGAAAAAATGATTGCAGCTAAGCATCCAGGGCTTGCAGACAGCAAAGGGGTTAGAATCATCTCTGCGCCTAATCATCATGCTGCAGCTGAAATGGCTGTGAAAGCGGTCAAAGACAATGAAGCCAATGTTCTGATGAAAGGGCATATCCCGACTGCTGCGATTTTGAAGGCTGTCTTAAATAAAGAAAATGGGCTTAGGACCGGGTCCGTGCTTTCCCATGTCGCTGTATTTGAAGTGCCGGGCTATGATCGATTTACAATCGTTACCGATGCAGCGATGAATATTGCACCAGATCTAGAGCAAAAAGCTCAAATCATCAAGAATACTATCAAGATAGCCCATTCTATAGGGATTGAACTGCCGAAAGTCGCGCCACTAGCAGCGGTTGAGGTGATTAATCCGACCATGCAGGCTACAATAGATGCAGCTTCAT belongs to Mesobacillus subterraneus and includes:
- the dxs gene encoding 1-deoxy-D-xylulose-5-phosphate synthase, translated to MDLLSIKDPSFLKNLSNKELEELSGEIRQFLIEKLSVTGGHIGPNLGVVELTIALHKCFDSPKDKFLWDVDHQSYVHKILTGRACQFDTLRQHKGLCGFPKMIESEHDVWETDHSSTSLSAAMGMAIARDLKKEDSHIVPVIGDGALTGGMALEALNHIGHEKKKLIVILNDNEMSIAPNVGALHNVLGRLRTAGKYHWVKDELEYLLKKVPAIGGQLAATAERIKDSLKYLFVSGIFFEELGFTYLGPVDDHDYDDLFENLAYAKKQEGPVLLHVITKKGKGYNPAENDKIGTWHGTGPYKMETGDFVKPDSSPPAWSKLVSETVRKIARTDERIVAVTPAMPVGSKLEGFASEFPDRMIDVGIAEQHATTFAAGLATQNMKPFLAIYSTFLQRAYDQVVHDICRQNLNVFIGIDRAGLVGADGETHQGVFDIAFLRHLPNMVLMMPKDENEGQHMVYTALKYDEGPIAMRYPRGNGLGVPMDEELKEVPIGTWEVLREGEDAAILTFGTTIPMAIEAAEILGKQGISVKVVNTRFIKPLDEKMLVGILNENMPILTIEEAVLQGGFGSFVLETAHDLGYQHVDIDRMGIPDQFIEHGSVDKLLEEIGMTTEDVVLRMQKLARQKQKRA
- a CDS encoding TlyA family RNA methyltransferase — protein: MKIKKERLDVLLVERGLSETREKAKRTIMAGLVYSNETRLDKPGEKVSSDIPLTVKGNALPYVSRGGLKLEKALKVFNLDVQGKTLLDIGASTGGFTDCALQNGAEMSYALDVGYNQLAWKLRQDERVVVMERTNFRYVKPEDLMKGMPNFASIDVSFISLRLILPVLKTLLVTGGDIVALVKPQFEAGREQVGKKGIVRDRKVHEQVLDRIISFSLAEGYDVIDLSYSPITGGDGNIEFLLHLQWNNNVDEVGRQLLKTKPEAVVTEAHNELKSKQTSEEE
- the ahrC gene encoding transcriptional regulator AhrC/ArgR, giving the protein MNKGQRHIKIRELIASKDIETQDELVDRLKAAGFNVTQATVSRDIKELHLVKVPLIDGRYKYSLPADQRFNPLQKLKRSLMDAFIRIDQAGHLLVMKTLPGNANAIGALIDNLDWEDILGTICGDDTILIICRTPEDTEQVTNRFLDML
- the recN gene encoding DNA repair protein RecN, which codes for MLNELSIRNFAIIESLSVSFNKGLTVLTGETGAGKSIIIDAIHLLVGGRGSAEFVRHGEGKAEIEGLFHLEGENHPSYGKVAEFGIEIEDAMIVLRRDISASGKSVCRINGKLVTIAVLREVGSTLIDIHDQHEHQELMDDAKHINLLDQFGSDEIMPALHEYQQVFRSFEQTQKKLKSLSENEQQMDHRLDLIQFQHDEILSADLKLNEDEELLEEKNKLGNFEKIYESIQTSYSALQGEQKGLDWIALVMDNLQNAADLDPDYKNVADTVANSFYMLEDAARTIRNDLDSLEYDPQRLIVIEDRLNEINQLKRKYGKTIEEILEYSSKIEEEIETLQNKEVHIGQMEKELASLKKDLRIEANNLTQTRRKWTKKLTKLIHKELKELYMEKTVFDLRIDPDSEHFHKSGADKVEFYISTNPGEPLKPLSKIASGGELSRIMLALKSIFSKHQGVTSIIFDEVDTGVSGRVAQSIAEKIYSVSTGSQVLCISHLPQVAAMADTHLYIAKVIKNGRTKTSVTPLSSSEKVKEIVRMISGVEVTDLTKQHAEELLKLAQNMKAIT
- the spoIVB gene encoding SpoIVB peptidase; the encoded protein is MKKDFLRKFIGGILLVSLIALGFAKPVHDYLSIPGDITLFEGQKLDFQANAVQVSAPVKETNIAVDQKGETLSLEAKRHGKDEMVLELAGFPVKKVDVNVLKDFKVRPGGQSIGVKLNTVGVLVVGHHQVQADAGRVSPGEKAGIRKGDIITEINGQQIEKMADVVPFVKQAGEDGKPLDVVIKRENEKIKTQLQPEKDVNENTYKLGLYIRDSAAGIGTMTFYHPQSKKYGALGHVISDMDTKKPIVVGDGQIVRSTVTSIEKGDKGNPGEKLARFSSDREVIGNIRRNSPFGIFGELNKDISNGIFDKPLPIALSHQVKEGPAKILTVVNNDEVNLFDIEIVSTIPQKFPATKGMVIKVTDPELLEKTGGIVQGMSGSPIIQEDKLVGAVTHVFVNDPTSGYGVHIEWMLNEAGIDIYEKPREQAS
- the spo0A gene encoding sporulation transcription factor Spo0A; translated protein: MNKIKVCVVDDNRELVGLLEEYISSQDDMEIVGVAHNDQECLEMLEDTDPDVLLLDIIMPHLDGLAVLERLREMKKGIIPNVIMLTAFGQEDVTKKAVDLGASYFILKPFDMEQLAGHIRQVSGKAKSVARKPSSSINYGRSNAEQKPKNLDASITSIIHEIGVPAHIKGYMYLREAISMVYNDIELLGSITKVLYPDIAKKFNTTASRVERAIRHAIEVAWSRGNIDSISSLFGYTVSMSKAKPTNSEFIAMVADKLRLEHKAS
- a CDS encoding YycC family protein: MRPLHISAETAVKLSEKLGVPIEQIMHMPQHILIQKLTELEKEKEK
- a CDS encoding glycerophosphodiester phosphodiesterase; this encodes MTLILAHRGYAAEYPENTLLAFKEAEKAGAEGLELDVQMTKDGELVVIHDEKVDRTTDGSGLVKEYNYEDLRKLDARYKFKELTKKEQIPTLNEVLEWISATKMVCNIELKNSIIPYEGMEEKVINMVRTFGLSDRIIISSFNHYSIVHSYLLAPEIEIAPLLSEGLYMPWIYAQSIKAKGFHPHWRAAPDQIVKASLESGIEVRPYTVNKESELERLFKVNCSALITDDPAKAKRIRKKINRA